Proteins encoded together in one Candidatus Zixiibacteriota bacterium window:
- a CDS encoding slipin family protein, with product MAQGLYGFVVLIFIGIFILSQAIRVLREYERGVVFRLGRLVGAKGPGLILLIPVIDKMVKVSMRTVPMDVPPQDIITKDNVTVKVNAVAYFRVMDAAKAIVDVEDYIYATSQIAQTTLRSVLGQVELDDLLSEREKINHELQKIIDLQTEPWGIKVSVVEVKNVDLPQEMQRAIARQAEAERERRAKVIHAEGEVQASERINKAATVLSQTPVGIQLRYLQTLVEVAAERNSTTIFPVPIDLFKPFIENMKKEEK from the coding sequence ATGGCTCAGGGTTTGTATGGATTTGTAGTACTCATCTTTATAGGGATATTTATACTTAGCCAAGCAATACGAGTGCTTCGTGAATACGAGCGCGGAGTAGTGTTCAGGCTGGGACGACTGGTTGGAGCCAAAGGTCCCGGACTTATACTTTTAATTCCTGTTATCGATAAAATGGTTAAAGTTTCGATGCGGACAGTGCCTATGGATGTGCCGCCGCAGGACATTATCACTAAAGACAATGTTACGGTCAAAGTTAACGCAGTTGCTTATTTCCGTGTTATGGATGCCGCTAAAGCTATTGTTGATGTCGAGGATTATATCTACGCAACCTCACAGATTGCTCAAACGACTCTACGGTCAGTATTAGGGCAGGTAGAGCTTGATGACCTTTTATCGGAACGCGAAAAGATTAACCACGAACTGCAGAAAATTATCGATTTGCAAACCGAACCCTGGGGCATTAAAGTTAGCGTGGTCGAGGTAAAAAATGTCGACCTGCCGCAGGAGATGCAGAGAGCTATTGCCCGTCAGGCTGAGGCCGAGCGTGAACGCCGCGCCAAGGTTATACATGCCGAAGGCGAGGTGCAGGCATCCGAACGGATTAACAAGGCGGCTACAGTTCTTTCTCAGACACCGGTTGGCATACAGTTGAGATATTTGCAGACTCTGGTAGAGGTCGCCGCCGAGCGCAATTCGACTACTATTTTCCCGGTGCCTATTGATCTGTTTAAGCCATTTATTGAAAACATGAAAAAGGAAGAAAAATAA
- the prsR gene encoding PEP-CTERM-box response regulator transcription factor has product MTKKSKILIVDDDEGIRNQLKWALDDIYIVETAPDVKSTKQKLADFQPDLITLDIALSPFAGDSDGIDLLGDVVKIDPTIKVIMITGTDDKNKALEAVSLGAYDFYQKPIIISEIKIIISRALGMQYLERENRRLASQVIQASSYQDIIGNHPSVQDIFRTIDSVAPIDITVLITGESGTGKELVARAIHAKSPRAGKPFVAINCGAIPESLLESEMFGHEKGSFTGAYQRKIGRLETANHGTVFLDEIGELPNELQVKILRFLQDHSIERIGAESPIELDVRVVAATNKNLKEAMKEKTFRDDLYYRLSVINISLPSLSERGDDKLLLAKYFLDKYCRQYSKNGLAFSDDAIESINGYRWPGNIRELENRIKRGVIITKSSTISSEDINIDSSELSMKTPMTLFDFRDIYEKKFIKEKIESSRWNISKVARQLDISRTTLYDLLEKYGIAKNKTR; this is encoded by the coding sequence ATGACAAAAAAATCGAAAATACTAATCGTTGATGATGACGAAGGGATAAGAAACCAGCTTAAGTGGGCGCTTGATGATATCTACATAGTCGAGACCGCTCCTGATGTTAAATCGACCAAGCAGAAACTGGCTGATTTTCAACCCGACCTGATAACTTTAGATATTGCCCTTTCGCCATTTGCCGGCGACTCAGATGGCATTGATTTGTTGGGTGATGTAGTCAAAATTGACCCGACCATTAAAGTCATCATGATAACCGGTACGGATGATAAGAACAAAGCCCTCGAAGCGGTAAGTTTGGGTGCTTATGATTTTTATCAAAAGCCGATTATTATTAGCGAGATTAAAATTATCATCTCGCGGGCGCTGGGGATGCAGTATCTCGAACGGGAAAACCGTCGGTTGGCAAGCCAGGTAATCCAGGCAAGTTCCTATCAGGATATTATCGGCAACCATCCGTCTGTTCAGGATATCTTTCGGACAATTGATTCGGTGGCGCCCATAGATATAACGGTGCTGATTACCGGCGAATCGGGGACCGGCAAGGAGCTTGTAGCCCGAGCGATTCATGCGAAAAGCCCGCGAGCCGGAAAACCATTTGTTGCAATCAACTGCGGCGCAATTCCCGAATCGCTTTTAGAGTCGGAAATGTTCGGACATGAAAAAGGCTCTTTTACCGGCGCCTATCAGCGTAAAATCGGCCGACTCGAAACAGCCAATCACGGCACGGTATTCTTAGATGAAATTGGCGAATTGCCGAATGAATTACAAGTTAAAATACTGCGTTTTCTGCAAGACCATTCTATCGAAAGAATCGGCGCCGAGTCGCCAATTGAACTTGATGTCAGAGTAGTTGCCGCTACAAATAAAAACCTTAAGGAGGCGATGAAAGAAAAAACATTTCGAGATGACCTTTATTATCGCCTGTCTGTAATAAATATTTCACTTCCTTCTCTATCTGAACGCGGGGATGATAAATTGCTTTTGGCAAAATATTTTCTCGATAAATATTGCCGCCAATATTCCAAAAACGGTTTGGCTTTCTCTGATGACGCTATTGAATCTATAAACGGCTACCGATGGCCGGGTAATATCAGAGAACTTGAGAACCGAATTAAGAGAGGCGTTATAATCACCAAGTCATCAACAATATCCAGCGAGGATATTAATATCGATAGCTCGGAATTATCTATGAAAACGCCTATGACGCTGTTTGATTTCAGGGATATATATGAAAAGAAATTCATTAAGGAAAAAATCGAATCGAGCCGCTGGAATATTTCGAAAGTTGCCCGTCAGCTTGATATAAGCCGAACGACACTATATGATTTGCTGGAAAAATACGGTATCGCTAAGAATAAAACGCGGTGA